CATTTGTAGCACCGAATGCGACAAGCACAGCTGCTGTGGGAACGAGAATGACGTGAGCGAGCACTACAACCCAGAGCATGGGCATTTTGATGGTCACGACAGCCGCAGTCAGGCGACTCGCCACGTAACCGAAGAAAAACATGGCCTCGACGCCAGTGGCAGACGACTTGGAGAAATGGAGGTCGCTTTTGACCGCGAATGTCGCCAGCATCTGAGACGTTGTGATCTCAAGCGCTACTAAAACGCTTGAGTAGATACACATGAATGCTAGGACAGTCCGGGTGAAACGGACGGGAACGCGGGGTTCGTTGTCGTCAGAGGGCCTCTCGTGTGTGGCGGACACAGCATCTTCTTTAATGTCGCTCCTGTCCACGAAGTACAGAACTACCATCGAGACGGTCAAAGCTAAATAAAAGCCACCGACAATTCCGAAGGCGCAGTAGACGTGAGTGGTGCCCCTGTTTTGTCTCGATGAAGAATGACTCCACTGTTCGACAAGTTCGACGGGAGAGTCGCTCGAGTGCTTCCAGCTCGGGTCTGCGATTTCGGTAGCGTTTGTTGCGGTGGCGTTCCCTCCTGTACCCGTGGATAGGAACGGTCGGGCAATGAACGGCCCCAGGAGACCCCCGATACCGAAAGCCAAGTGCAAAACTTGCAGTGGTGGGCTGGTGTTCTCTGACCACATTCTGATGATCCACACGTTGGCACCTGCACGCAAGTAAGCAACACGCCATATTCCATGTGCACTACGTGTTGTTGAGAATGTTTGATTCTGGTTTATAATATAAAAAGAAAGCTCGCCCGGAACAGTCGGCCAGATCAAGAGACATGATTATGACACGAAGAATAGGCGTTACACGAATGTATACTGATTATTCTCGCTCATCCTTCTCGCTTCGTACTACACATTTTTCGTTCCTTTGTTGGTCTGGCCCATAGCGCCCACTAACTTTAGATTCCTTGTTTCTAAAGCTCGGTATATGACACGCCCTCAGCGCGGTTGAGCATCAAATGTTTTTAAGAACCATTCAAGAGCAACAACTGCTTTTCTAAATTCGACGCTTTACGCCCACCTGTGCGGAAAGAAGCCACGCTGAGTCCCCACAAGAAGACAGCAACGTGGGCCATTGCCAGATATCCACTGAGCGGAGTCATGGTCACCGTGATGGAGCTCGCTACCATCGCCAGAATTGATACCACCTGCGTGTTGTACGTGTCGTGAAGCTTACCTCCTGTAAGACAGAGTCAAAACGCCAACAACAATGCTCTATACTCAGTGAGAACGCAAGAATTCACTGCATGCTCCGCCCAAAAAGCCACGTTGGAGCTCTATCCCTCCCTGatctggattattcgaagaggcggacattactgtcACAAACAACCGAAGCACATATTCAATTAGCTGACAAGAATTCACTAAATTCTTAATCAATAgttttacagcacatattgctatttacgacacgtagccggtgagtttgcaagacgcatCTATTTGAAAGGAATCTCCAGGGTGACAGCAGTTTCGACACGTTAtatcccaaagtgtgggacgaaatacatgggcgtactcaacaatagaccatattcacaccatcaatcaggtggtagagaaatgtgcggaatataaccaacccttatgtatagctttcattgattacgagaaagcgtttgattcagtagaaacgtcagcggtcatggaggcattacggcatcagggtgtagacgagccgtatgtaaaaatcctgaaagatatctatagcggctccacagcaatcgtagtcctccataaagaaagcaacaaaaatcccaataaagaaaggcgtcagacagggagatacgatctttccaatgctattcacagcgtgtttacaggacgtattcagagacctggcgtgggaagaattggggataaaagttgatggagaataccttagtaacttgcgattcgctgatgattttgctttgcttagtaactcaggagaccagttgcaatgcatgctcactgacctggagaggcaaagcagaagtgtgggtctaaaaattaatcggcagaaaactaaagtaaggtttaacagtctcggaagagaacagcaatttacaagaggtagcgaggcactggaagtggtaagggaatacatctacttagggcaggtagtgacggcggatccggatcatgagacggaaataatcagaataagaatgggctggggtgcgtttggcaggcattctcagatcatgaacagcaggttgccattatccctcaagagaaaagtgtataatagctgtgtcttaccagtactcacctacggggcagaaacctggaagtttacgaaaagggttctacttaaattgaagacgacgcaacgatttatggaaagaagaatgatgggtgtaacgttaaggaatcggaagagagcagattgggtgagggaacaaacgcgagttaatgacatcttagttgaaattaagaaagagaaatgggcatgggcaggacatgtaatgaggagggaagataaccgatggtcatcaagggttacggactggattccgagagatgggaagcgtagcagggggcggcataaagttaggtgggcggatgatattgttacgtgtagctgaagcccaatgctatatacactCTATTTACAGAGgcgctaacggaaggccaaaatggtgacgctatatcaagcgggcccaagtcgtcttcctcctcctcagtgcagccacactgtggcggctgttccgtagcatcacccccggcagtagaagcaccgttcCGGTGCTTAGTCTACACATCCGCGgttaaaggtgtgtggtatggctttagtctcgccacgtgaacgatgtcattTGCAGccgatgatgacgctgagaggtcggcggggatgacttcatacgtgacatcggtcacttgtcgcaccacacggtatcaGCCAGTggagcgcgacagcagctttttagaaaggcccacacgtcgaatgggtgaccagagaagtaccagagaacccggagtaaagtgcacgtcgcgatggtggcaatcatagaggcgtctctgatgctcttgtgaagcctcgagacgggtgcgggcgagctggcgcgcgtggtcggcgtgtgcgatcgcgtcgcgggcgtattcagtggctgaacgcttggccgagggcaacaaagtgtctaagggcaacgcgggttctcggccatataggagatataatggtgaatagccggcggtgtcgtgacgcgatgaattatacgcgaacgtcacatatggtaagtgaagatcccagtcgtggtggtcggtcgcgacgtacttcgaaagcatgtcggtgatggtccggttgaggcgctccgtgaggccgttggtctgtgggtggtaggacgtgctaaACTTGTGCTTCGTCGTGCAGGAGaagaggatgtcctcgacgactgccgacagaaagctgcggccacggtccatgagtaattggcgcggagcaccgtgcactaaaattaTGTCATAGAGCAggaagtcagcaacgtcagtagcacaacttgtcgggagggctctggtgattgcgcaccgcgtagcataatcagtagcgacggcgacccatttatttccgcagccagagagaggaaatggtccaagcaggtctaagccaacacggaaaaagggttgcggtgggatgtcgatcggctggagacatccagctggaggtgtggcgggcttcttccggcgctgacagggctcacaagcggcaacgtagcgccgcacgaaaCGGgtgagacccggccaaaagaatcgacgtcgtacacggtcgtatgtgcgcgagacgcccaagtgtccagccaagggaccatcgtgaagttgttggaggtcAGTCGAACAcaggtgcgatggaattacgagtagaaggtcaaggccgtgtggatcgagattgcggcggtataatgtcccctccttgagAAACATACGGAGAGAGGCGaagccaggcgttgactccagatggtcgatgagggctcgtaatgaaggatcacggcgttgctcgttgccgatttcaaacaactgggacacagagaaaacgcaagcgatggcgtccgcatcagttggttcgtcgacggggtagcgggataaacaatcggcatcctggtgcaagcgtcccgtcttatatactacggagaaggtatattcttgcaggcgtaacgcccagcgagcgtgGCGTTCCGTGGGGTCCTgaagcgaggatagccagcagagcgcgtggtgatcagtgatgacccAGAAGGGGCGTtcatacaagtatggacgaaactgggcaacagcccacacaacagcgaggcactcgcgctctgtgattgaataattgcgctcggcgggtgatagaagtcggctggaataggctataacgcgatcatgtccacgcgggcgttgtgctaacactgctcctataccgtgaccactggcatcagttcgaacttccgttgaggcagatgggtcaaagtgggccagaattggaggcgtggtaaggagagtagtgagctgcgaaaaagatgcggcatggtcagggccccaagaaaatggggcgtctttcttcaagaggtccgtaaggggacgtgcgatggtcgcaaaatccttcacaaagcgtcggaaataagagctatagccctacgaaactacgaacgtccttggtagacttcggaaaaggaaagttcgtaacggcgcgaattttgtctgGATCAGGTCTCACGCCTCTGGCATCCACGAGGTgcccaaggacggtgatttggcggctagcgaagtgacattttgacgagttcagctggagaccggcgcggcggaacacgtcaagaatcgctgaaagacggtctagatgcgtgtcaaatgtagtcgaataaacgatgacgtcgtccagatagcacaaacaggtggaccacttgaacccctgaagcaaagagtccatcattcgttcgaaggtggcgggcgcgttacagagaccgaaaggcatcaccttgaactgataaaggccgtcaggggtaacaaatgcagttttctctctgtccatgtcgtcgacggatatctgccagtatccggaccgtaagtcgatagaagaaaaataggtggcaccgtacaggcagtctagagcgtcatcaatacgtggcaaagggtatacgtcctttcttgtgattttgttcaggcgacgataatctacacaaaaacgccacgttccatcattctttttgacaagtacgacgggagaagccctgggactacaggaaggctccaTAATGTCCGATAACAGcccgttctgacgcagaaacacgatatggacgtcggtgaatagggttcgcatcgccagtgtttattggatgggtcacgacggacgtttgacctaagggtagattgtcaaagtcaaagatgttgcgatagccttcaagaacgcggcaaagggcttcagcttgagcaggtgtaaggtcagaggagaccatcttcttaatgtcgacgtcagtaccatgcgatgacgtcacggcatgcgctgagctgtaacgatcttccactgtgaatggctcgacctcatcatcttgcaaagcgcgaattatagccaaggagatcccctgaagtagaacttgcgcggttagcgcgaaattgacaagtggaaggcaggtgtggttgccagtaattttcagcacagtgcgCGGCACtataacaccatgtgtaagcataacggccggaattggtgctgCCACGtgattgccgtcaggtacagcttgTGAGGACAAGTctacgtgtgtcacagagtgaggtggtaggcgaataaaatctatgcagctcagatggcttggaggcgggtccacagggttggcaagaagaggcaagtcaaggcgaagtgagccggccgaacagtcaatgagggcagaatgatgggcaagaaaatccagaccgagaatgagttcatgagggcaatgctcgatgacggtgaagagaacgacggtgtgtctctcagcaatggtcagtcgggcagaacacatgccaacaatagcgacagtccctccgtcggggACTTgtgcaactcggttcggggcaggcgtcagaactttcttaagccgacggcgaagagcagcactcataatggacgcatgcgccccggtgtcgatcaacgcgcacacaggaacattgtcgacgagaacgtcgaaaagattcttgttcgtgggtaaggtgaagcgaggatttcgtgccaatgtcgtcaatgcagcttcacctccagtaGCTgtactgtctagttttccggtcgggggtgcggcgagtaggtcggagaaggagcacggcgagacgggggcgagcgagattgacgaCGGAAGGGAGAAGGCGACCGGGAGTatcggggtcgtgtcaaaggcgtcgcagggtcagatgatggggtgggcatagaaggggcgaagggaAAGGACGCGGTAGAGAGGCGAGGGTGGTAATTAGGAGAATAGcgtgtcggggaagtccagcggctgcggcagtggcgagcgacatgtccaatgcgtcggccggtaaaacagatcggcttgtcgtccacggttcgccattcggaggggttgcgctgtccataagagtaagaagggctcggtggggccgtgcgtggagagagaggttccgagcatacggaacgaatggagtgcaggccgacgttggacaactcttgacggacgacggcctggatcaaggagattgtcaccggagaatgatcaggtgacgggaatgaaggggccgccggttgtgccgcttcaacctcacgacgaatgatgcgggtcaagttgtcacatcgcgacggctggtggaagaggtcctcacaggatgacgtagcagctgtgtttgGAAGTCGcatgatgtgctgggatacccggcggctcttagcatgctcgagacggcggcactccttgaggatcgtatcgatgctggtgacgttcgtaaacaccagtaaattaaaggcgtcgtcagcaatgcctttgaggacgtgattaaccttatcgtcctcagacatggtcggggcAGCCTTGGCaaaaagggccaagacgtcgagaatgtacgacacgtaggactcggtcgacgtctgtacacgtgtggaaagggctttcttggcattgacttggcgaccgaacggtttgccaaaaaggtcgcggagcttctctttgaagagatcccagcttgagatctcctcttcgtgagtctggaaccatgcaagtggagctccgtcgaggtaaaaaagaacgttcgcaagcataatagtcggatcccacctgtgactggtgctgacacgttcgtataagtggagccagtcgtcaacatcaggactgccggctccgttgaaaacaccaggatcccgcgGTGGGGAAACGGcaacgtaggtcggggctgcaggcggagacggttgtgtAGATGatgtgccgccagcaggagccgaagttgcactgtcgccgttgcgaccgctgcgaagctccatgacgggtacgaggaacgtccacctccaccaaattaatgttacgtgtagctgaagcccaatgctatatacactCTATTTACAGAGATGCTAACGGAAGGCTAAAATGGTGACGCTATATCAAGCaggcccacgtcgtcttcctcctcctcagtgcagccacactgtggcggctgttccgtagcaatattaagaagcttgcagggacaacatggcgacaattagcacatgaccgggttagttagagaagtatgggagaggcctttttcgtgcagtgggcgtagcaagacttatgatgatgatgatggtct
Above is a genomic segment from Dermacentor andersoni chromosome 8, qqDerAnde1_hic_scaffold, whole genome shotgun sequence containing:
- the LOC126528895 gene encoding sodium-dependent glucose transporter 1C-like encodes the protein MTGVALLDLTEVYGSSLADVSYLITTRGVGSLLGSILGGKLHDTYNTQVVSILAMVASSITVTMTPLSGYLAMAHVAVFLWGLSVASFRTGANVWIIRMWSENTSPPLQVLHLAFGIGGLLGPFIARPFLSTGTGGNATATNATEIADPSWKHSSDSPVELVEQWSHSSSRQNRGTTHVYCAFGIVGGFYLALTVSMVVLYFVDRSDIKEDAVSATHERPSDDNEPRVPVRFTRTVLAFMCIYSSVLVALEITTSQMLATFAVKSDLHFSKSSATGVEAMFFFGYVASRLTAAVVTIKMPMLWVVVLAHVILVPTAAVLVAFGATNATVFRVGAALTGIGQGPINAGLVSWTAGYISITNKMMSLSIVAAAIGSMTMPVIVAQFMDKNPNVFLYVSLAAVLLCVTIFTAMYTYVRRGPELSNDTQLLVNAVDDARRDASS